The genomic interval CTATGTACATGATATCAGGCTGACagactgaagctaaagctaacaggttcCAGGTGATGGTGtgctaacacactgaagtaTAGCTAACAGGCTAACGAGGTTTTTTTGTGTccccacaaacaaacattacagAAGCAAAGGATGTGCTCCTCTGTCCTGGAAGTAACAGTCGATTCCTACTAGATAGCACGGTTGTTAGCTGGACATGCTAATGGTAGCAGCTTACATTAGACCAGATAAAGACTCTGTTTAATCCAAAACACTTCACCTTTCAAACCCATTGGGTACAGAGTTtgagtctgacagcagcatcatggAGGCTTGAACATGAGGGGGAATGCAAACACTGTCAAGAGTTACTATTGCTGAATTATGATTGGACTGTTGCTGTTTGAGCTGCTAGCATGTCTGTAGGCTCTAAGACTGGTGTGTTCAGGTATTTTATTTACATCCGATTATTACACTCATGAATGTCTTCTCGACAGAAGCCTCACTGACAGACTTATCCATCCCAAAATAAACActcagtctgtttttcatcttCGCTCAGGGACGCCTACAAGGTGGCGTTGGCCCCCCACCACCCCTGGATGCTTCGCCAGGCAGCAGAGTTTGTCTTCCTGGCTCTCCCAGACAGAGAGTACTTCCTGGAACTGGTGTGCGTGCAGAGCCAGCAGGAGGCCACGCCCGTCCTGCGCCTCATCATCCACGCCCTGACgcttgtgcacacacagactcagcGAATCCTGGCCGAACACGGCATGCTGGAGCTGCCCTGACCCCGCCTCGACACGCTGAGCGTACGTATAGAGCAAAGGCTTCCTGTTGTTCTGTAGAGCTTCAGATATCAGGAACAGACCAGAAACCACCAACACACCACTGATAGAAGCGTCAGAAATGGTTTATGAAGACACCGTATCTTCTTACATACATGTACAAAccttttttcactctgttttggTTGTTTCACAGAACGTAGTTTATTTTGGTCACATATATATAGCACAGCAAACATGCAGgtcacattttttacagtgaagtACTTGATGTTAGCAGTACACTCTTCATAGAAGAAGTAAAAATATAAACCAGGATATTTGTCATCATACCTGTTGAGGAAAACATGCACTTTAAGGCACCATATGCCGCATTCAGGACCACATGGGATTTGGAAGTGTTCTGATGTCATATTCATCAAGGCATCAAGACATTTACAGTATAAAGTAGTTCAAGACTTAGGACTTAGAGTCAGTCCCCCGTTTGAGGAAATGTTCCATTTCCCACTGGccctgaatgcaacattaaaaacagctggTTTTATAGCCACAGTGGAAtgagaaaatgttgaatttctTGAAGTGACTCTGCAAGAAATCAAGTAAAAATGTAGGAAATATGTTGCTGCAGTTTCAGATTACATCTTCACCTTCTACACAACAAAGTTTAACACGTTTATGTTTACGTCAAGAGTGAACTTTACGTGAGCTGTAAACAGTAAATACAACACGGCTATTCCACAATGCTACAAATCTACTGACAAAGCTGTGTAAGAGTTTACAGGTCGAACGCAAAGTataaaagctgtcagataacttTTGTCTCTTCACAGAAACACGACTCAGGACTGTTAATACTGCTCTGGGAATTGagatggttttggttttggaggCTCTTGGAAATTGGTTTGCATGAGTTGCAAACAATCCTGTGCAGACACCATGTTTTGTTCAGCCCTCTCTGCTGAACAAAACATGGGCCTGAGCCTGAAGCTGAGCCTAGGCCTGCAggattttgttgacttgctcagaaTTTATCTGatttgatatttgtgcttctacgAGTCAGCTTCGtagttaagtgtttttttttttgttttttttttaattgatggGGGGTCTGCACGGGGTGTTTTACTCCCCACACTCTCTACACCAtacctgtgtctgacttcctctcttcattcaacaaaaacagacttggcGCGTAAATCCAATAcctgattgattttctgttgatcgatTCATCGTTTCAGGCCTTTCGTCGCTGGGTGTTGTTTCAGTACTCGTCCTGATTTGATTCTTAACCAAAGTTAACAACAATGCAAAGGAATCATTTTCTGTCCAGCCAGTTAACTGTTGAAGCAGTactttgtttcctttcaaaTCGTAGGGTTGAATATTGTTTTGGTGGCGTTATCAGAGCGACACTTCCTGCACTTTAAATCAGCGACTGTGAGGTCAAACAGTGAGTTCGGAGATCCGAGCGGACATTCAAAGCTGGTTTTGTCTGCATTTTGCTCAGTGTCACAAAGGAATTAAGGGCAGATGTGACGTGGTTAATGGCTTCACTACGACCGGCGTCGTTCCTCGGACAGAAGAGGCCGATGAGTCCCCTTTCAGGACGAGGACGCATTGAGGAACGGCTTTTCTTCCCCCTGGTGGCTCTTCATGTGTGTCTTCAGACAGTGGCTCTGAGTGAAGGCTTTGTCGCAGACGCTGCACTCGTACGGTCGCTCTCCGTTGTGGGTCCTCATGTGGACCGTCAGGTGTTCTTGGCGAGAGCACGCTTTCCCGCAAACCCCACAGATGAAGCGTTTGATGCCAAGGTGGCTCCTCACGTGGTTGTTCAGGTGAGTCTTGCGTTTGAAAAAGCGGCCGCAGTCGGAGCAGCCGTACGGCGCCTCGCCGGTGTGCACACGCATGTGATTCTTCAGCTCGCCATTGGATATGAAGCCTTTGCTACACACGGTACAGACGAACGGCCTCTCGTTGCTGTGCGTTCTCATGTGAGTCGTCAGACCGCAGTTCGAGAGGAATGTCTTGCAGCAGATGTGGCACAGGTACGGCCGGTCTCTGGCTGTGTGCGTCTTCTCATGCGCCTTCAATGTGCTGGAAAGTTTGAAACGCTTCCCGCAAACCTCACAGCCGTAACGCCTTTCCCCCGAGTGAGTGGCCTTGTGGCGGGTTAAAGATCGCATGTCGTACAAAGATTTACCACAAACGTTGCAGTGGTACTTGTCTCTACCTGCGTGCACTTTCCTGTGCGCTCTGAGCTGCGCCTTCAGACCAAATGCCTTCGGGCAAAGGTCACACTTGTGTGGTTTATCCGCCACGTGGACCCAGCGGTGAACACTCAAGCTGGAGGTGTGAGCGAAGGTTTTGTTGCAGACGTCACATGTGAACggtctgtttcctgtgtgcagAGTGGTGTGGCAGTTGAGGCCAGCGATGGTGAGGAAAGACTTTCCACAATATGAGCAGTTGTGAGTTTTTTGATAATTTCTAAGATGTTCCTTTAACTCTTCCACAGATTCAAAATGTTCTCCGCACACTCCACAGGAACACTGCGGTTCCTCCACGTGACTCCAGGCATGCTTGATCAAACTGCCCAGCATCTTGTACCAAACTCCACAGACTTTACACGGCGTTTTACTCCTGATCAACTTCTCCTCCACACCAGACATTTTGgctcctcgcctcctcctcgtctttggTGACTGCGGCTCAGGATCCGGTTTCCAGTCGTCGTCTCCGTCCAGCGCCTCGTCTCCATCTTTGTCATCACTGGAGTCCACTTGGCTCTCAGCCACCTCTTCGTCAGCAGCTTCCTCCGTTTCCATGTCCTGTTGATGTGATGTTGAGCTTCTGGACAGGACGTGTTGAACAGGGCTGCTGTGGTGCgaaaatggaaaatgacttattattattattattattacttgtATGATGTAGATATCTGTAGTGTGAAAGCGTCGCCATCCATCTGGGCCAAATCTCAGCATCAAGTCCAACATTAGGAGTTAAGAAGAAGACGACGACGATAGCCAGCgagtgaatgaaaacaatgctgcatttaaaatagCTAAAACAAAAAGTATTTCAGACATttaatgaggaaggaaatgtgtTCAGCGTGTTAATTAGACCTCAAGGATCCATTCTCTTTATGCAGAACGTCCACTTCAGAATAATGTATGTTGTATAATTAATTAAAAgcactgatgcattaatgtgttcagagttttaatgttgcagctgataAATGTGGGGAGATTCATCTTTAATATATTTTAGTTGATCTTTTTAATAAATCTGAACCTGCAAAAGAGccacagctgtcagatgaatgaaGCGACGCAGAAAATGGAATTCTCAACTGAAGTCCAAGTACTTCAAAAGTGTCTTAAGTGAGGCACTCGAGCAAATGTACTTAGAAGTCATCTGACGGCCGATCACACGGTCACATTTCAAACGTGAAACGTTCTGTCGAAGAAATATTTCGGAGCAGTTTTCCTTCGGTGTGGTCTTAGTGTAATATCTGACTTGTGAAACTGACGTTGTTTCAGTCGGGCTGTAACATCGAGCACGAGTTTCTGCTGGACCCATGAGCTCACCTCAAACTGTGCTCAGCTCCATCGCCTCGTTCTGTCGCGGCGGCGGACCAAGAACCAGCGTCTTTCTCGTTATTCCTTGATAAAAGGTGAAGCTGCttgtcctcttcttcctcctttcccgtctacaagagtttttttttttgaaagaaacaACTTTTtacaagaaagaagaaaatgaatacaGTTGAACTTCAAGCataacactgtgtgtttgtttctacAATCTCAGAGCAGGAGCATGTACGTGCTTTAAGGAATGGATAATCCTGCAGTATATACTTTCAGTCGGATGTAGAGGAACGTCTTTCCGATGCTGGCGGACTTCGTGGACCTGTAGATCTCCTCTGGCGTCAGTGTCTTCAGTTTGAGCCTCTGGAGCCGCCTGCTCCTGTCGGACCTGAAGATGTCGAAAGGCTTGTTGTTCTCTGCCAGCTGAGGGAAGGTGGACCTCAGCAGACCCAGGAAGTCTGCTTCCTGTAGGCCACGAGGACACCTCAGATCCCGTATCGAGGATTTCAGTAACACTGAaacggagaaaaagaaaccaggAGTTCTCGATTATCCTGAACAACCTCTCACTCATTTACTGCATCTTTTCAGAACTACATTTTTTATATTCACCATTCTTTGACAGCATGTCTGCCTGGGAATCCTCCAGCACACAGACTCTGAGGAAGCGATGAGTCGGTTCTTCACCAAGGCGAGGTCTGCCACGCCTCCTCCTACCAGACGATAACCTGAGAGCAGACGTGAAGGGTCTCACTTCTCAGGCACAGTGATTCATGAAGCAGGAACgttttaataaataaagattTGTTGAAACTGATGTTTTGTTCCTCAAAGAAACCTGAGACATCCAATAAAAACCAATCATTGTGTTAATACCTGTGAGCAGATACGCCGTTATCTTTCATGCATTACCTGGCGTAGGTTTTGGTTCGATCAGCTGACGTCGTGGCAAAGCTGGGTGGAGAATCATCTGGTCTCTGTGGAGGATGAGGGTCTtcgctgctgctctgaggaTCCTCTCTGGTCTGGAACAGGTTTGTTCCCAAAAAACAGACAGGACTCGTTTTATGGAAGCTGTCTGGATCAAAATGCtccaccacacaaacaaaaacaacacaaacacctgtCAGAGCAGGTATTGAAGTATTACCCCATTGGTATTAAAATGCCACAACAGCCAAGAAAAACGGCCCTACCCTCAATAAATTAACACTTGTGGAAAGAACCCTTTGATTTCATCAATATTTCGCTTTAATAACAACAGATTAAACAACTATTTATCCATTAATTAAAATGCTTGTTGGCTAACTAATCTTCCCATGAGGCAAATTTGGGGACTCTCCTGGATTGTAGCTACACTGATGGAGACAGGACACTATTTCTGGTTCAAGGGGGGTCCTCTTAATAAAGACAAgtgatcattattattattatttatctatttgAAACTATGTTGATGTCAAAGCACCTTCAGTCGGATGTAGAGAGCCGAGGTTCCTGCTCCACTCTGCCTGATGCTCCTGCAGATCTCCTCTGGGGTCAGCGTCTTCACTCTCAGAGGTTGGAGTCTCTTTGTTCTGTTGGATGTGAAGACGTCAAAAGGTTTCTGAGCAGCCAGCTGAGGGAAAGTGGACCTCAGCAGGTCCAGGaagtcctcctcctgcagcccaCAAGGACACCTCACTTCCTGCACTGGGCatttctgaaacactgaaacacacttgTATCATGAGGTTGAGTTCATCTTTCCTGTTCTAATTTTTATTGTCACACAGTTCTTTCGGCAGAGGCTTCTGTTAAGACACTTGAATTCCGTCACTATTCAATCATGATGTACGGGATATTCCACAGCACTGTGAAGTCTTTCAAATGTACCCCTTGTTGACAGCACATCGGTCTGAGAGTCCTCCAGGATGCAGATCCTGAGACCTAGATGGCTCTGCGGGTCACTGGTCTGAGGTCTGCCAGGCCTTCTCCTGTCAGACGGACCTCTGGGGGAAGTTAACCCACAGGTTATAGATTGTTAGCTGGTtaataacaaaactaaacatCTTAGTGTTTATCACAGTTACATCACTGTAGTGGACATTTTCTACGTGTtcatggccaaaagtatgtggacactgGAGTATTACACTGTATGTCATTGTGACATGTTCATTCAAGTGCTGCTGAACAGCCTCCACATGTTGAACCTGCTGCAGGGATTCCATTTCGACACCAGAGCATCagtgaggtccaacactgatgCTCTAGTGATCAGGTCTGGCTCGCAGTCcgtgttccagttcatcccaaaggtaGAGCTCTATGCAGACCAGTCCAGTTCTTCCACACCGAACAGGGAAAATCATTTCTTTATGGAGCTGCTTcatgtcatgttgaaacagcaAGTGGCCAAACGCGAACACTGTTATCTAAAACGCTGTATGATTTAGCATCAAACTTCCCCTTCAGTGAAACTGCAACATCACCAGATAACAGCATGCTAGCTAATAGCAACCAGCCAACAGCAGGTTGCTGTCACCACCGGCATGCTGCTCAGCTACCATGCTAAGCTAATGATCATGCTTGTAGCATGCTGCCTCAGCCACCATAAGGAACCAAACACAAAACGCTAGCATAGTGACAGCATGTTAAGCTAAAATGCTTCATTTGAACAAAAAGGGCCAAACCAGGAAGAACGGATGCAGGGCACACAGGAAGATGACCAcaggggtgtccacatacttttacCAATATAGCGAACATCTTCAATAAACTGGTGGCACTGAGATTTGTGACCTTGATTTTATTTGATAATCTGGATCCTTCAGATTTTCTCGTCTCAGTTTGGAGCTCGTTGCCAGTCgtgctgacagctgctgctcttcatcccCACCATCACCCTCTTCATCATCGTACCACAGGAGGCCCAGACTTCCAGTGTCCTCCACACCTGGAGACAGATGGAGTCAAAGGTCCCATTTTGTTCAGCTCTTGGACTCATTGTAGGCTGAAACGCAACATTTCCAGTTTGACAGGAAGTTAAATCAacacatcatctgcataaaaaaaactttggatTTCTatattattttagtttattttaatgCGAAAATAATTTAGCGTACGACTGCAAGTCATTGACTTCGATTGATTAGTGTACAAAAACGtcagaaaataatacaaattGCCGATTGTATCTTCCCGAACTCCACCATCGAAAAATTTCAGAAAAACATTGAACATaaaatacagaacaaacagaagtTGTGTAAAAACTGCCGCACACATTTTATTCTAAATGCTTTCAGCGCTCTCACTTCAGCTGACATCGTCTTTCACTTAAactaatgtgacattttttcaGGACTCTCTCACTTTGACTGACTCTCAGTCGATCAGCTGCACTTCAGCTCTTTGAGCATTATCACCTCTGTGGTCACGCTTCAGCTTCTCTCAGTATTCTGTCCTGGCTGACAGATAGCGATCAAAATGAGAGACCCAGTAGATTTGACTGAGGTTGCTTTACTCAATCTTCTGTTATTTTTTGTAAAACTGcaacacaaatgaaatacacaacATTTTACAGTACAGCTAAATGAATTATGTTTAACATTCATTACATTCCAGTAAACACACACTATTATCGCATAAAAATGCTCCCACAGGAAATTAATCAAAATATAAAATGCAGCAATAAAGATGCAAATTCACCCACACAACACAAATGAGGCTCCACAATGAACTGAATTAGCCTTAGCAGCTTAACTAGTCTCGTGCTAACAGTTAGCTTCGCGATTAGCTTTAGCGTAGTTAGTAGTGTTGCTTTCGTCAATGAAAATTCTCACTAAATATCGTCAACGAACCTTTATCACGTGACGAAAACGAGACCAGACGCAAAGGCTGGTCATGTGACGATAACtgtaattaaatatataatgcaatattgttgacgaataaaaatgagactaaatgtggtttacaaaacaaaagctcgctaaaatgtctcttcattttcattgacCAGACGAGACCAAATGTTCTGACGTTATTTGGTCTTGTTTAGTCGTGCTGTTCgtaacagttaactgagctcctcatatcaacatgtttttttttcagaaaaaaacaaaaaaaaacaacttcggaggatggatttgaaggccgattacgtcataacgctgcgcgaaggctgtcccaattcgtccaaattggaaggatcctccaaatgcagccgacaaatgcgtcctccttttccctgtattcagAGGATGCAgcgctactatccttcacggcctcccatatcccaagatgctttgcgcaccgattgtttttttttaataatggcgacctgttgatatgaggagctcagttaacagttagccttattaaaactcttcacttacaaatgttacaagctcgcatgtcaactaatatcttactAGTATACTTCTtatactcgattgtgattggctgcagggtctccgttaaaaagtgttttagGACAACAGAACATACgtaatttcacagtttatttatcacaacggcaagacaggagacaacatgagtgattttatagtttcctttaaccacatttaatgatcagagtgaatggtggataatatttcttgcaataaaaatgatttaggaaactatctgtgggctttgagtctttgaaacaaagtttggcatcatcctctggacacacacaagcggtaagaggtgcacttgccctctgaaacgatactttgtatcacgtaacataacgttaagcagtcacgtcacttccctcctctgattaggtctaatataacagttgcgccgaccgagctgcaggttctgtggccagagccggttaccttggcaacgcgtcacaacgagcgatattaaatagtccactcagccgcgtcttgttaaaaacttacgatgttaacggtaaaaaaaaccaacattaacgtattagtaattgatttaatatttatttctttcgtaagtgaccatggtataagcgggataacgcccttcgaggtgtccattatcagaaatgaatggacgacgtggaggcgtgaaccgtccgacgcgaagctgtgaagatattcacatcaggtgaatttgtaagttgtataacaggctacatttcgcgcctcttacaagcgatcGGAGCTGTGCGGGCGTATCTCcgcaccccgtacgtgtgttttcccgggttaggagggaagaagttatgacgtcgtgacgcaatcaggacacgctccgaaggctagaccgtctcatttaccgatagttgatgcggccgacggaggatcctccgaaggacccagcctccagagagcgcgtaggctgggtcctccgaaggatgcagcccctgaattgggacacaccttcTGTCTCACTTCAGCGGCTGCTTCAGGTCGCACTGCGCAGTCGCAGCGACGTCACTTCCTCAATCCCCACTCGTGGCGTTATTTAGAAAATGCGGCTGTGCTAGCTTAGCGTTAACGACAGACAGCTGACGCAGAGAACAGGACCGATGGCCGACCAGCCGGCTTTGcttggtaaaataaataaatatgttgtGAATTCAAATCAGAGCGTGTTCGTGTCTGTAATGGATGTTTTCTTGAGTCTATAAGATAACAATATAATAAGACAACCTTGTTTGAATTGTGAAATGGGTTTGGCTAAAAGAACACTTTGGTGTCGTCTATACTAAGAGGTACTATATTGACTGGGTTAAATAGAATTGCATTActaaaaagagactaaaatacagttttcattgactaaaactagactaaaatgtcatcagttttctAAAAGTAGACTAAAATAGTCAGAGATAATTGTGactaaaataagactaaaatgcTCAGACTTTTAGTCGACTGAACCTTGACTAAAAAGAGTATGAACGTGACTAagactaaaattaaaacaggcTGCCAAAAACAACACTAATAGCCGGGGGTGACTTGAGGGGACAACAGGGCTGGTTGCACCCGTAGGCCTTGCACCTGGTCTTAAGTCGGTCCTAACTTGGCATTCTAAGTCTGACCTAGTAGTTACGCCAGTTGCACCATCCAGGCTGAAGCTGTTTTCTCGCTAACACTGACCATAAAACGACCGCCTCATTAGGAGGAAGCAGAAAGTCAAAATCTAGGCTGTTACTGCAGTCGTGACTTCAAACAACACAGCTTGTGAAACTGATCAACACGGTAACATCATGTGTCATATATCCAGGGGCGCACATAACCAGTACGCAGGTACGTATGCATGCCAAAAAACAGAACCGTGAATCGTCCAGGTGTGTCAAAATGCGCGTTTTGGATATAGATCTACAACAAGCTGTGTGCCatgttaccatgctaacatTCAGTAAGGCTGACCACACTCATCCTCCGTCTTCTCTGCTGAGGATTTCACTTTATCGAAGCAACTCGGACTGACTGCCAGAGCTGCATGTTGATGTGAAGGAGGAACACATGAGCGCTGAAAGCAGCGTCCTCTGAGGACGACTTGGTCCAAACAGGAAATACAAGAAGCCACATTGggctcttgtttttttcccaggaTGGTGAAGTCACAACCCAccctcctctgactctgatcGGATAGTACTCGCTGCCTTTGTTGGTTGGGGTGGTTCGGGTGGTTGGGGTGAGGCATGACCAGTGGGATTGGCTAGGGAAAAGGATATCTGGGTCATAACTTCGCCAAAGCTGGCTGCACTCATTGGCCACCCACGAGGACGGGGGCAGGGTCTCATTTAACACCTGAGGGCCAGTCTACACACTGATGTTAAAGAAAACCCTTACACCTTTAACACTTCATCGATCCTCACAAACGGCTCATTGTTAAAGATGATGGGTTTGTTTTCCCTACTTCTTTTAACATGTTTAGAAGGAAAAGAGCCTTTGGCCTacctgtctgctgtgtgtgctgctgctcctcttcctcttcttcctcactcaCAACAACCACCTCATGGCCTCCAAGATCTGGAACCAGGGCTTCGTGTTTCCAGCCACAAGTAAAAGAAACCCagataaatatttcaaaaaaaatgttgctcaTGTTAAGCACGAATGGCGCCGTAATGGTGTGCAACCAACGCAGACTGACGGTGAACCAAACGTGAAACCTGACTTCATTTACAGATGTTGGTGAAACTTTTTGTATGCCGATTTGTAAGTCACGTCATGGAAATATGGCTCAGCGTTCACTTGATGTCCTCCGAAGTGTGCAGGTTTGTCAGCGAGTAAAGTAACTTGAAATTAGCAGGTTTTAAAATTAAGTTCCACAAATAAAGAAAACGGGGTGTTAGTGAGTGGAGGAGACGCTATTGTTCATCAGTCATTCAAACACTGACCTCTTCTCTCCAGGTTGACCCGAGGC from Chaetodon auriga isolate fChaAug3 chromosome 24, fChaAug3.hap1, whole genome shotgun sequence carries:
- the LOC143316954 gene encoding uncharacterized protein LOC143316954 isoform X2, which produces MFYWMERSPGSSETLDGLSNMSKAEILRGIVTEKLTTAAQEILAVVERTVAGYEEEASGFRREIDQQRRQLELLLQPRVNLERRALVPDLGGHEVVVVSEEEEEEEQQHTQQTGVEDTGSLGLLWYDDEEGDGGDEEQQLSARLATSSKLRRENLKDPDYQIKSRGPSDRRRPGRPQTSDPQSHLGLRICILEDSQTDVLSTRVFQKCPVQEVRCPCGLQEEDFLDLLRSTFPQLAAQKPFDVFTSNRTKRLQPLRVKTLTPEEICRSIRQSGAGTSALYIRLKTREDPQSSSEDPHPPQRPDDSPPSFATTSADRTKTYARLSSGRRRRGRPRLGEEPTHRFLRVCVLEDSQADMLSKNVLLKSSIRDLRCPRGLQEADFLGLLRSTFPQLAENNKPFDIFRSDRSRRLQRLKLKTLTPEEIYRSTKSASIGKTFLYIRLKTGKEEEEDKQLHLLSRNNEKDAGSWSAAATERGDGAEHSLSPVQHVLSRSSTSHQQDMETEEAADEEVAESQVDSSDDKDGDEALDGDDDWKPDPEPQSPKTRRRRGAKMSGVEEKLIRSKTPCKVCGVWYKMLGSLIKHAWSHVEEPQCSCGVCGEHFESVEELKEHLRNYQKTHNCSYCGKSFLTIAGLNCHTTLHTGNRPFTCDVCNKTFAHTSSLSVHRWVHVADKPHKCDLCPKAFGLKAQLRAHRKVHAGRDKYHCNVCGKSLYDMRSLTRHKATHSGERRYGCEVCGKRFKLSSTLKAHEKTHTARDRPYLCHICCKTFLSNCGLTTHMRTHSNERPFVCTVCSKGFISNGELKNHMRVHTGEAPYGCSDCGRFFKRKTHLNNHVRSHLGIKRFICGVCGKACSRQEHLTVHMRTHNGERPYECSVCDKAFTQSHCLKTHMKSHQGEEKPFLNASSS
- the LOC143316954 gene encoding uncharacterized protein LOC143316954 isoform X1; this encodes MFYWMERSPGSSETLDGLSNMSKAEILRGIVTEKLTTAAQEILAVVERTVAGYEEEASGFRREIDQQRRQLELLLQPRVNLERRALVPDLGGHEVVVVSEEEEEEEQQHTQQTGVEDTGSLGLLWYDDEEGDGGDEEQQLSARLATSSKLRRENLKDPDYQIKSRGPSDRRRPGRPQTSDPQSHLGLRICILEDSQTDVLSTRVFQKCPVQEVRCPCGLQEEDFLDLLRSTFPQLAAQKPFDVFTSNRTKRLQPLRVKTLTPEEICRSIRQSGAGTSALYIRLKTREDPQSSSEDPHPPQRPDDSPPSFATTSADRTKTYARLSSGRRRRGRPRLGEEPTHRFLRVCVLEDSQADMLSKNVLLKSSIRDLRCPRGLQEADFLGLLRSTFPQLAENNKPFDIFRSDRSRRLQRLKLKTLTPEEIYRSTKSASIGKTFLYIRLKTGKEEEEDKQLHLLSRNNEKDAGSWSAAATERGDGAEHSLSSPVQHVLSRSSTSHQQDMETEEAADEEVAESQVDSSDDKDGDEALDGDDDWKPDPEPQSPKTRRRRGAKMSGVEEKLIRSKTPCKVCGVWYKMLGSLIKHAWSHVEEPQCSCGVCGEHFESVEELKEHLRNYQKTHNCSYCGKSFLTIAGLNCHTTLHTGNRPFTCDVCNKTFAHTSSLSVHRWVHVADKPHKCDLCPKAFGLKAQLRAHRKVHAGRDKYHCNVCGKSLYDMRSLTRHKATHSGERRYGCEVCGKRFKLSSTLKAHEKTHTARDRPYLCHICCKTFLSNCGLTTHMRTHSNERPFVCTVCSKGFISNGELKNHMRVHTGEAPYGCSDCGRFFKRKTHLNNHVRSHLGIKRFICGVCGKACSRQEHLTVHMRTHNGERPYECSVCDKAFTQSHCLKTHMKSHQGEEKPFLNASSS